In a genomic window of Thermoanaerobaculales bacterium:
- a CDS encoding TonB-dependent receptor codes for MSSLGRITWVVALALALASTAAAQQQAEQQPAVGADPSEVVQEPPSEAEAAEVVEEGGARVFKDRIVVTASRQEEASADIPAPITVIDRKMIEQAQPEKIADLFKEIPGVEIDGEGPFRGLPVIRGLSSNRVLVLVDGQRLNNGRESTSFAGIQPGLVNLSEVERIEVLRGPASVQYGSDAIGGVINIITRAPDLGAAEFEVNGDVSYGYGTAADAQQAAAYVSGSGKGFAFQVGASYQEAGDYTAADGAHTDSRYVDYTREDDSVPNSGMDQTSFDGSLRFLTGDQGIFRVNAESVRTNDIGFPGFDPETSGVNILFPNFDRDKLGLAWNSGPLWGLSDVALSTYYQKVDKESVRDIIVPGFSSETFTESVVDSLGFNAQGVADLSRHRLTFGLDFYRDAVDDEALSQICYGPYCMDPTTEVAVPESHQTGLGAYLQDKIRAGDRLTIHAGLRGDTFAFKSENDPDYRGEPFDVTDSDISGNLGVNFAVTPNVDLTALVARGFRSPNLQERSFQGISTLPNTYIVQNPDLESERSLNYEAGFKVRYDRYFGGFTVFYNDITDFISFEFIGQDPNTGQDLARFANIEQAEIWGIEFDLETLFAAHWSAFLNYAYLEGTNQITDEPLPTIPPQKIVVGLRYQRASWWAEASARIVDREDELPPDDPFFETGYPGFTVYGVSGGYDFRFGLGLLAAVENPTDKLYSEPFNNRPEPGQNLRVSARYRF; via the coding sequence ATGAGCTCACTCGGAAGGATCACGTGGGTGGTCGCGCTGGCGCTGGCGCTGGCCTCGACGGCGGCCGCACAGCAGCAGGCGGAGCAGCAGCCTGCAGTTGGGGCGGACCCGAGTGAGGTGGTTCAGGAGCCTCCCTCCGAGGCCGAGGCGGCCGAGGTGGTGGAGGAGGGCGGCGCACGGGTCTTCAAGGACCGGATCGTCGTCACCGCCTCACGGCAGGAGGAGGCGTCGGCCGACATCCCGGCGCCGATCACCGTCATCGACCGGAAGATGATCGAGCAGGCACAGCCCGAGAAGATCGCGGACCTGTTCAAGGAGATCCCGGGCGTGGAGATCGACGGCGAGGGGCCGTTCCGCGGCCTGCCCGTGATCCGCGGCCTGTCGTCCAACCGCGTGCTGGTCCTGGTCGACGGGCAGCGGCTCAACAACGGCCGCGAGTCGACCTCATTTGCCGGCATCCAGCCCGGCCTCGTGAACCTGTCGGAGGTCGAGCGGATCGAGGTGCTGCGCGGACCGGCCTCCGTGCAGTACGGATCGGACGCTATCGGCGGCGTCATCAACATCATCACCCGCGCGCCGGACCTCGGCGCCGCCGAGTTCGAGGTCAACGGTGACGTGAGCTACGGCTACGGAACGGCCGCGGACGCGCAGCAGGCGGCGGCGTACGTGTCCGGCTCGGGCAAGGGCTTCGCCTTCCAGGTCGGGGCCAGCTACCAGGAGGCCGGCGACTACACCGCGGCCGACGGCGCCCACACGGACTCGCGCTACGTCGACTACACGCGCGAGGACGACTCGGTGCCCAACAGCGGCATGGACCAGACCAGCTTCGACGGCAGCCTGCGCTTCCTGACCGGCGACCAGGGGATCTTCAGGGTCAACGCGGAGTCGGTCCGCACCAACGACATCGGGTTTCCCGGCTTCGATCCCGAGACCAGCGGCGTCAACATCCTGTTTCCGAACTTCGACCGCGACAAGCTCGGCCTGGCCTGGAACTCGGGCCCGCTGTGGGGGCTCTCCGACGTCGCGCTCAGCACCTACTACCAGAAGGTGGACAAGGAGAGCGTCCGCGACATCATCGTGCCGGGCTTCTCGTCCGAGACCTTCACCGAGTCGGTCGTCGACAGCCTCGGCTTCAACGCGCAGGGCGTTGCGGACCTCTCGCGCCACCGCCTCACCTTCGGCCTCGACTTCTACCGTGACGCGGTCGACGACGAGGCCCTGTCGCAGATCTGCTACGGACCGTACTGCATGGACCCGACCACCGAGGTGGCGGTGCCGGAGAGCCACCAGACCGGGCTTGGCGCCTACCTCCAGGACAAGATCCGGGCCGGCGACCGGCTCACCATCCACGCCGGGCTGCGCGGCGACACCTTCGCCTTCAAGAGCGAGAACGACCCCGACTACCGGGGCGAGCCCTTCGACGTCACCGACTCGGACATCTCCGGCAACCTGGGCGTCAACTTCGCGGTCACTCCCAACGTCGATCTGACCGCGCTGGTGGCCCGCGGCTTCCGCTCGCCGAACCTGCAGGAGCGCTCGTTCCAGGGGATCTCGACCCTGCCCAACACCTACATCGTCCAGAACCCGGACCTCGAGTCGGAGCGGTCGCTCAACTACGAGGCCGGCTTCAAGGTCCGCTACGACCGCTACTTCGGCGGATTCACCGTGTTCTACAACGACATCACGGACTTCATCTCCTTCGAGTTCATCGGCCAGGACCCCAACACCGGCCAGGACCTGGCCCGTTTCGCCAACATCGAGCAGGCGGAGATCTGGGGCATCGAGTTCGATCTCGAGACGCTGTTCGCGGCCCACTGGAGCGCCTTCCTCAACTACGCCTACCTCGAGGGCACCAACCAGATCACCGACGAGCCGCTGCCCACGATCCCTCCCCAGAAGATCGTGGTCGGGCTCCGCTACCAGCGCGCGAGCTGGTGGGCCGAGGCGAGCGCGCGCATCGTCGACCGCGAGGACGAGCTGCCGCCCGATGACCCGTTCTTCGAGACCGGCTACCCGGGCTTCACCGTCTACGGCGTGAGCGGCGGCTACGACTTCCGGTTCGGCCTCGGCCTCCTCGCCGCCGTCGAGAACCCCACCGACAAGCTCTACAGCGAGCCCTTCAACAACCGGCCGGAGCCGGGACAGAACCTCCGGGTGTCGGCGCGCTACCGCTTCTGA
- a CDS encoding ABC transporter permease — protein sequence MDAVELTRFAVGALTGHRLRSLLSAVGVAIGVAAVILLTSLGEGTRDYMVAQFTQFGTSLVGINPGKVKTFGIPGVFGGTTHKLTVDDAEALRRIPGVSEVAPVVMGPARVEGNGRGRGVVLYGVGWEAASAWRFNVAQGAFLPRMDPRRSASQAVLGTRLASELFGTASPLGERVRVGGWSLLVIGVMEPKGQLLGFDLDDTAFIPVATAMELFNLEEVHEIDVVAASVDEIPAVVDGIRRVLTDRHRGEEDFTITTQTEMMGTFDRVIGMITVAVSGIAAISLIVGAIGILTIMWISVHERTAEIGLLRAMGVGASTVQRLFLLESMLLAGAGGLLGLGAGFGIGAVIRALAPGIPLKTPPGAVIAALLMSAVVGVVSGVAPARRAARLDPIEALRAE from the coding sequence ATGGATGCCGTCGAGCTGACCCGGTTTGCGGTCGGGGCGCTGACCGGCCACCGCCTCCGGTCGTTGCTGTCCGCCGTCGGCGTGGCCATCGGCGTGGCGGCGGTGATCCTGCTGACCTCGTTAGGCGAGGGCACCCGCGACTACATGGTGGCGCAGTTCACTCAGTTCGGGACCAGCCTGGTCGGCATCAACCCCGGCAAGGTCAAGACCTTCGGGATCCCGGGCGTGTTCGGCGGCACCACCCACAAGCTGACCGTCGACGACGCCGAGGCGCTGCGCCGGATACCGGGTGTCAGCGAGGTGGCCCCGGTGGTCATGGGTCCGGCCAGGGTGGAGGGCAACGGACGAGGCCGCGGTGTCGTCCTCTACGGCGTCGGATGGGAGGCGGCGAGTGCCTGGCGGTTCAACGTTGCGCAGGGGGCCTTCCTGCCGCGGATGGACCCGCGACGGAGCGCCTCCCAGGCGGTGCTCGGCACGAGGCTGGCAAGCGAGCTGTTCGGGACGGCCTCGCCGCTCGGCGAACGGGTGCGGGTCGGTGGCTGGTCGTTGCTGGTGATCGGGGTCATGGAGCCCAAGGGCCAGCTGCTCGGCTTCGACCTCGACGACACCGCCTTCATCCCGGTCGCCACCGCGATGGAGCTGTTCAACCTCGAGGAGGTGCACGAGATCGACGTGGTGGCCGCGTCGGTGGACGAGATCCCGGCCGTGGTGGACGGCATCCGGCGCGTGCTGACCGACCGGCACCGCGGCGAGGAGGACTTCACGATCACCACCCAGACCGAGATGATGGGCACCTTCGATCGGGTCATCGGCATGATCACGGTTGCGGTGTCGGGCATCGCCGCCATCTCGCTGATCGTCGGTGCGATCGGGATCCTCACCATCATGTGGATCTCGGTGCACGAGCGGACAGCCGAGATCGGGCTGCTGCGGGCGATGGGAGTGGGCGCGTCGACCGTTCAACGCCTGTTCCTCCTCGAGTCGATGCTGCTGGCAGGCGCGGGCGGCCTGCTCGGCCTCGGCGCGGGGTTCGGGATCGGCGCCGTGATCCGGGCGCTGGCGCCAGGGATCCCCCTGAAGACGCCGCCGGGCGCGGTCATCGCGGCGCTGCTGATGAGCGCCGTGGTCGGGGTGGTGAGCGGCGTGGCCCCCGCGCGCCGGGCCGCGCGCCTCGACCCGATCGAGGCGCTGCGCGCCGAGTGA
- a CDS encoding efflux RND transporter periplasmic adaptor subunit: protein MKRLRWLVVALLVAAAFVTLRLTVLAPEPVAVHVATVERGVVEDTVTNTRAGTVKVRRRAKLSPQLGGVVVELPHQEGDSVEEGELLLRLDDRAQRADLELAQRDVRAAEAQGDEACLAAELAEKELARVLALHGSGIASDQSLDSLSTERDRSRAACAAARAAVDRARARVDAARVQLEFTELRAPFAGTVAELTTEVGEWITPSPPGVPIPAIIDLLDAASTYVSAPIDEVDAERVLPGQDARVTVDSRPEESFAARVARVASYVVDDLEQNRTVEVEVEFVDADRVRGILAGTSADVEVILDRHDGVLRVPAAAVAEGGAVLVLDGGVLEERAVEVGLRNWQVVQVLSGLAEGEVVVTSRHSTEVRPGARAVARP, encoded by the coding sequence ATGAAACGCTTGAGATGGCTTGTCGTCGCGCTGCTGGTGGCTGCCGCTTTCGTCACGCTGCGGCTGACCGTTCTCGCGCCGGAGCCGGTCGCGGTCCACGTCGCGACCGTCGAGCGCGGGGTCGTCGAGGACACGGTGACGAACACCCGGGCCGGCACGGTCAAGGTGCGGCGGCGCGCCAAGCTGTCGCCGCAGCTCGGCGGTGTGGTGGTCGAGCTGCCGCATCAGGAGGGAGACAGCGTCGAGGAGGGCGAGCTCCTGCTGCGCTTGGACGACCGTGCCCAGCGGGCGGACCTGGAGCTGGCGCAGCGTGACGTCCGGGCGGCGGAGGCCCAGGGCGACGAGGCCTGCCTCGCCGCCGAGCTCGCCGAGAAGGAGCTGGCCAGGGTCCTCGCGCTGCACGGGAGCGGCATCGCCTCGGACCAGAGCCTGGACTCGCTGAGCACCGAGCGGGACCGCAGCCGGGCGGCATGCGCCGCTGCGCGGGCCGCTGTCGACCGCGCCCGCGCCCGGGTCGATGCGGCCAGGGTCCAGCTCGAGTTCACTGAGCTGCGGGCGCCGTTCGCCGGGACCGTCGCCGAGCTGACCACCGAGGTGGGCGAGTGGATCACGCCGTCGCCGCCCGGGGTGCCGATCCCGGCGATCATCGATCTCCTTGACGCCGCGTCGACCTACGTCAGCGCGCCCATTGACGAGGTGGACGCGGAGCGCGTGCTGCCCGGCCAGGACGCCCGGGTGACCGTGGACTCGCGGCCGGAGGAGAGCTTTGCCGCCAGGGTGGCCCGGGTGGCGTCCTACGTTGTCGATGACCTCGAGCAGAACCGCACCGTGGAGGTCGAGGTCGAGTTCGTCGACGCCGACCGGGTGCGCGGGATCCTGGCCGGCACCTCGGCCGACGTGGAGGTCATTCTCGACCGGCACGACGGGGTGCTTCGCGTGCCGGCGGCGGCGGTTGCCGAAGGAGGGGCGGTGTTGGTGCTCGACGGCGGGGTGCTCGAGGAGCGGGCGGTGGAGGTGGGGCTGCGCAACTGGCAGGTCGTGCAGGTCCTCTCCGGCCTCGCCGAGGGCGAGGTGGTCGTCACCAGCCGCCACTCGACCGAGGTGAGACCCGGCGCCCGGGCGGTGGCTCGGCCGTAG
- the nhaA gene encoding Na+/H+ antiporter NhaA — protein MGLEKPAIPRVFRGTFEWFVNSEVAGSALLLACTVIALLLANSPLAPAYDHLLHIKVGVSWGDTTFKLTVHHWINDGLMVIFFFVVGLEIKRELIVGQLSSLRRAALPVAAAAGGMLAPAILYATLNSSGEGSAGWGIPMATDIAFALGVLALFGSRVPVALKVFLTALAIADDLGAVLVIAVFYTASLRSWGLIVAAVFLALLVLAIRARIRRLDVLLPLMVGVWFGIFASGVHATVAGILVAMVIPVRSRIEPERFLAAARERLEELESVPLTRESMIDDERQFDAIDSLHRCAEDMLPAGLRLEHALHPVQVWFILPLFALANAGVRIDSHLLEALANPISLGIVVGLVIGKPAGIYGLSRLAVRLTGASLPDGVAWRHILGAGCLAGIGFTMSLFITGLAFPDEALVAEAKIGILAASLVSGIIGSTILGLTLPSKERTR, from the coding sequence TTGGGGCTTGAGAAGCCGGCGATTCCGCGGGTGTTTCGAGGGACCTTCGAGTGGTTCGTCAACTCGGAGGTCGCCGGCAGCGCCCTGCTCCTCGCGTGCACCGTCATCGCCCTGCTCCTGGCCAACTCGCCGCTTGCGCCCGCGTACGACCATCTCCTCCACATCAAGGTCGGCGTGTCCTGGGGCGACACGACGTTCAAGCTCACCGTCCACCACTGGATCAACGACGGTTTGATGGTGATCTTCTTCTTCGTGGTCGGCCTCGAGATCAAGCGCGAGCTGATCGTCGGCCAGCTGTCGTCGCTGCGGCGCGCCGCGCTTCCGGTCGCTGCGGCCGCCGGCGGCATGCTCGCCCCGGCGATCCTCTACGCCACTCTCAACAGCAGTGGCGAGGGTTCGGCTGGTTGGGGCATTCCGATGGCCACCGACATCGCGTTCGCGCTCGGCGTGCTGGCGCTCTTCGGCTCACGAGTCCCGGTCGCGCTCAAGGTCTTCCTGACGGCCCTCGCGATCGCAGACGACCTCGGGGCGGTGCTGGTGATCGCGGTGTTCTACACCGCGTCGCTGCGGTCCTGGGGTCTCATCGTCGCGGCGGTGTTTCTCGCCCTCCTGGTGCTCGCCATCCGGGCGCGGATCCGCCGCCTCGATGTCCTGCTCCCGCTGATGGTCGGCGTGTGGTTCGGGATCTTCGCCTCCGGAGTTCACGCCACGGTGGCCGGCATCCTGGTCGCCATGGTCATTCCGGTTCGCTCGAGGATCGAGCCCGAGCGCTTCCTCGCGGCGGCGCGCGAGCGGCTGGAGGAGCTGGAGTCGGTGCCGCTGACCAGAGAGAGCATGATCGACGACGAGCGCCAGTTCGACGCCATCGACTCGCTCCACAGGTGTGCAGAGGACATGCTGCCGGCCGGCCTGCGGCTCGAGCACGCCCTCCACCCGGTGCAGGTCTGGTTCATCCTTCCGTTGTTCGCCCTGGCCAATGCGGGAGTCCGCATCGACAGTCACCTCTTGGAAGCCCTCGCCAACCCGATCAGCCTCGGAATCGTCGTCGGGCTCGTGATCGGCAAGCCGGCCGGCATCTATGGATTGAGCCGCCTCGCGGTGCGCCTGACAGGAGCCTCGCTCCCGGATGGGGTCGCCTGGCGCCACATTCTCGGCGCTGGCTGCCTGGCCGGCATCGGCTTCACGATGTCGCTGTTCATCACCGGTCTGGCGTTTCCGGATGAGGCGCTGGTCGCCGAGGCCAAGATCGGCATCCTCGCGGCGTCACTGGTGTCCGGGATCATCGGTTCCACGATCCTCGGCCTCACCCTTCCCAGCAAGGAGCGGACGCGATGA
- a CDS encoding mechanosensitive ion channel has translation MSARAITPRPYRRASHARVAAAAACVLLALLAGSWSRASYAQEAALAAPTPTPAPTPFPAAEIPLRAEQTAVELRQLVMAAAPRDNVARIEAAFEDQRGKVRALATTTEQLTAHGASRSQLDDLSRRWLREEATLDGWLSTLQTRAAALEVDLARIRQISELWALTRDSATEQDLPPALRSAVNAAVAAAADAKAVVSRRRDAVLTLQTEITGLKLDISDAQIPLRDAIKEQRRNALLPEQAPLWTVSISPERGAARLAERVRDRWADIFASIQFYFDEEPARVVLHVALFLVGIGILAALSRRAARRSVDDDSLQAAARLLSRPVAAAVLLAALVDGWVHPTAPEAWRKLLEILALLALLRLLPRMLSKRLGPAIYLIIVLFILQHTLGVVPESLPLYRVVLLGLSAVTMGSLLWLARRLGEAKDPQHPHWSRSIVLACKLGAGLMVVAVIGNVLGTVFLADTLTDGLLNSVFTALLLWVGAVVVRGAEAVLLRTGAAQRLNMVRSNAANIRAVTGKLIRFAAIVLWALYTLAGFRILEPVTAFVAKLFKFKIPLGNLSFSPLSIVSVVVAVWVIFKVSKLVRFVLETDVMSRVDLPRGVPNTISKITHYLILLVGFFVVVGMLGLDLGKIAIIAGALSVGIGFGLQNVVNNFVSGLILLFERPIKEGDRIDLGTTSGVIRKIGMRASVVETWQGADVIVPNATLISSELVNWTLQDEVRRIDVQVGVAYGTDPERVLELLLGIAERHPDVLHDPSPFAMFVRIGPSSLDFELRVWATRDFLRVGSELRVAVYKALKQADIEMPFPQVDLHFRSGFPEGTGLATAESDDRKG, from the coding sequence ATGAGCGCTCGCGCAATCACACCCCGCCCGTACCGTCGGGCCAGCCACGCGCGGGTCGCCGCCGCGGCGGCCTGCGTCCTGCTGGCGCTGCTTGCCGGCTCGTGGAGCCGGGCTTCGTACGCCCAGGAGGCCGCGCTCGCCGCGCCGACACCGACGCCGGCGCCGACGCCGTTCCCGGCGGCAGAGATCCCGCTGCGCGCCGAGCAGACCGCTGTCGAGCTCCGGCAGCTGGTGATGGCAGCCGCGCCACGCGACAACGTGGCCAGGATCGAGGCGGCGTTCGAAGACCAGCGGGGGAAGGTCAGGGCGCTGGCCACGACGACCGAGCAGCTGACCGCACACGGCGCGTCGCGGTCGCAGCTCGATGACCTGTCACGGCGCTGGCTCCGGGAGGAGGCGACCCTCGACGGCTGGCTCAGCACTCTCCAGACCAGGGCGGCCGCGCTCGAGGTTGACCTCGCACGCATCCGGCAGATCAGCGAGCTGTGGGCGCTGACCCGGGACAGCGCAACCGAGCAGGACCTGCCGCCGGCGCTGCGCAGCGCCGTCAACGCCGCCGTCGCCGCCGCCGCCGACGCGAAGGCCGTGGTCTCACGGCGACGCGACGCCGTGCTCACCCTGCAGACCGAGATCACCGGCCTCAAGCTCGACATCAGCGATGCCCAGATCCCGCTTCGCGACGCGATCAAGGAGCAACGCCGCAACGCCCTGCTTCCCGAGCAGGCGCCGCTCTGGACGGTCTCCATCTCCCCCGAGCGCGGTGCCGCGAGGCTCGCCGAGCGGGTTCGCGACCGCTGGGCCGACATCTTCGCCTCGATCCAGTTCTACTTCGACGAGGAGCCGGCCCGCGTCGTGCTCCACGTGGCGCTGTTCCTGGTCGGGATCGGGATCCTCGCCGCATTGTCGAGGCGGGCGGCCCGTCGCTCCGTCGACGATGATTCGCTGCAAGCGGCGGCCCGCCTGCTGAGCCGGCCGGTGGCAGCCGCAGTGCTGCTGGCCGCCCTGGTCGACGGCTGGGTGCACCCGACGGCGCCCGAGGCATGGCGCAAGCTGCTCGAGATCCTGGCGCTCCTCGCCCTGCTCCGCCTGCTGCCGAGGATGCTCAGCAAGCGTCTCGGCCCGGCGATCTACCTCATCATCGTCCTCTTCATCCTCCAGCACACGCTGGGCGTGGTGCCGGAGAGCCTGCCCCTGTACCGCGTCGTGCTGCTCGGCCTCAGCGCCGTCACCATGGGCTCGCTGCTGTGGCTCGCGCGCCGGCTCGGCGAAGCCAAGGACCCGCAGCACCCGCACTGGTCCCGGAGCATCGTCCTCGCCTGCAAGCTCGGCGCGGGGCTGATGGTCGTCGCCGTCATCGGCAACGTTCTCGGCACCGTCTTCCTGGCCGATACCCTCACCGACGGGCTGCTGAACAGCGTATTCACCGCCCTGCTGCTGTGGGTGGGCGCGGTCGTTGTGCGAGGCGCCGAGGCAGTCCTTCTCCGAACCGGGGCTGCCCAACGCCTCAACATGGTGCGCAGCAACGCCGCCAACATCCGCGCGGTGACCGGCAAGCTGATTCGCTTCGCCGCGATCGTGCTGTGGGCGCTGTACACCCTCGCCGGGTTCCGGATTCTCGAACCGGTGACGGCGTTCGTCGCGAAGCTCTTCAAGTTCAAGATTCCGCTCGGCAACCTCAGCTTCTCACCGCTGAGCATCGTGTCGGTCGTTGTCGCGGTGTGGGTGATCTTCAAGGTCTCCAAGCTCGTCCGCTTCGTCCTCGAGACCGACGTCATGTCGAGGGTCGACCTGCCGCGCGGCGTTCCCAACACGATCTCCAAGATCACCCACTACCTCATCCTGCTGGTCGGCTTCTTCGTCGTGGTCGGCATGCTCGGCCTCGATCTCGGCAAGATCGCGATCATCGCCGGCGCGCTGTCGGTCGGCATCGGCTTCGGCCTTCAGAACGTGGTCAACAACTTCGTCTCGGGGCTGATCCTGCTCTTCGAACGGCCGATCAAGGAGGGCGACCGGATCGACCTCGGGACGACCTCGGGCGTGATCCGGAAGATCGGCATGCGGGCGAGCGTGGTCGAGACCTGGCAGGGGGCGGACGTGATCGTGCCGAACGCGACCCTGATCTCGTCCGAGCTCGTCAACTGGACCCTGCAGGACGAGGTGCGGCGGATCGACGTCCAGGTCGGGGTGGCCTACGGCACCGACCCGGAGCGCGTCCTCGAGCTGCTGCTCGGGATCGCCGAGCGGCACCCGGACGTCCTCCACGATCCCAGCCCGTTCGCGATGTTCGTGCGCATCGGCCCGAGCTCGCTCGACTTCGAGCTGCGGGTGTGGGCCACCCGCGACTTCCTGCGGGTCGGCAGCGAGCTGCGGGTGGCAGTCTACAAAGCCCTCAAGCAGGCCGACATCGAGATGCCCTTCCCCCAGGTCGACCTGCACTTCAGGAGCGGGTTCCCGGAAGGGACCGGCCTGGCCACGGCCGAAAGCGACGACCGGAAGGGCTGA
- a CDS encoding ABC transporter ATP-binding protein has protein sequence MIELEGIWRTYQVGGSQVHALRDVGLTISRGDYLSVAGPSGSGKSTLLNVIGCLDRPTAGSYTFRGRAVDAMSEPERTAMRQRDIGFVFQFFHLLARLTAQANVEIPMLFAGVGRVERRRRAAEALDAVGLAARVHHRPDQLSGGERQRVAIARAVVMRPALVLADEPTGNLDRSSALEVMGLLEKMNAAGQTLVLVTHDPQLAARARRRVRMEDGAIVDREG, from the coding sequence GTGATCGAGCTCGAGGGCATCTGGCGGACCTATCAGGTCGGTGGATCACAGGTCCACGCCCTGCGCGACGTGGGCCTGACGATCTCCCGCGGCGACTACCTGTCGGTGGCGGGACCGTCCGGGTCCGGGAAGTCGACGCTGCTCAACGTGATCGGCTGCCTCGATCGGCCGACCGCCGGCAGCTACACCTTCCGCGGCCGCGCGGTGGACGCGATGTCGGAGCCCGAGCGCACCGCCATGCGGCAGCGGGACATCGGCTTCGTGTTCCAGTTCTTTCACCTGCTGGCGCGGCTGACCGCTCAGGCCAACGTCGAGATTCCGATGCTGTTCGCCGGCGTCGGCCGGGTCGAGCGGCGCCGGCGCGCGGCGGAGGCGCTGGACGCGGTCGGGCTCGCGGCGCGCGTCCACCACCGTCCGGACCAGCTGTCCGGCGGCGAGCGCCAGCGGGTCGCCATCGCGAGAGCGGTGGTCATGAGGCCCGCGCTGGTGCTCGCCGACGAGCCCACCGGCAACCTCGACCGCAGCTCTGCGCTCGAGGTGATGGGCCTGCTGGAAAAAATGAACGCGGCCGGGCAGACGCTGGTGCTCGTGACGCACGATCCCCAGCTCGCGGCGCGCGCGCGCCGGCGGGTGAGGATGGAGGACGGCGCGATCGTCGACAGGGAAGGTTGA
- a CDS encoding PspC domain-containing protein, producing MAGRDNPLHRSRNDRVIAGVCGGFARWLGWSPTVVRILYVALSVLSAAFPGILIYLLLWIVMPQAPLARGREPIDSSFR from the coding sequence ATGGCAGGACGCGACAATCCGCTCCACCGGTCGCGAAACGACCGGGTCATCGCCGGGGTCTGCGGCGGTTTCGCGCGCTGGCTGGGCTGGAGCCCGACCGTGGTCCGCATCCTGTACGTGGCGCTGTCGGTGCTGTCGGCCGCCTTCCCTGGGATCCTGATCTACCTGCTGCTGTGGATCGTGATGCCTCAGGCCCCACTCGCCCGCGGCAGAGAACCGATTGACTCGAGCTTCCGTTAA
- a CDS encoding ABC transporter permease, translating into MGLGEVVTFAIGALRGHRLRTALSVAGVAVGIAAVVALTALGEGARGYVVREFMSLGSNLLIVLPGKVETTGGVPFGGTTHDLTLDDFQELVRRTPGAVRAAPIATGEETVRFGGRGRSVAVLGTTSELQDVRRLEVGSGRFLPPRDPDEGGSEVVLGVEVANELFGGVSPLGQVVRIGDWRHRVVGVLAPHGHSLGFDFDDVVLIPVRTAMRMFNRTSLFRILIEMESAEQLEEGELVILELMRDRHRADDVTVITQDAVVATFSSILGVLTLALVAIASISLTVAGIGIMNVMLVAVAERRREIGLLKAVGAGTGQVLAVFLVEAAVLAAIGGIVGLAVGWLAVKAFVRVYPSFPATTPAWAVAAALAVAVGVGVVFGTLPARRAARLDPVRALQGR; encoded by the coding sequence GTGGGCCTGGGCGAGGTGGTCACGTTTGCGATCGGCGCGCTGCGCGGGCACCGGCTGCGGACGGCGCTTTCGGTCGCCGGCGTCGCGGTCGGCATCGCCGCCGTGGTGGCGCTGACCGCACTCGGGGAGGGTGCCCGCGGCTACGTCGTCCGCGAGTTCATGTCGCTCGGCTCCAACCTGCTGATCGTGCTGCCGGGCAAGGTCGAGACGACCGGCGGTGTGCCCTTCGGCGGCACGACGCATGATCTCACCCTCGACGACTTCCAGGAGCTGGTGCGCCGGACCCCGGGAGCGGTGCGGGCGGCGCCGATCGCGACCGGAGAGGAGACCGTGCGGTTCGGCGGCCGTGGCCGCTCGGTGGCGGTCCTCGGAACCACCTCCGAGCTGCAAGATGTGCGCCGGCTCGAGGTCGGTTCCGGTCGCTTCCTGCCTCCGCGAGATCCCGATGAAGGCGGCAGCGAGGTGGTGCTCGGCGTCGAGGTGGCGAACGAGCTCTTCGGCGGCGTCAGCCCGCTCGGCCAGGTGGTGCGGATCGGCGACTGGCGCCATCGCGTGGTCGGCGTGCTGGCGCCGCACGGCCACTCGCTCGGCTTCGACTTCGACGATGTCGTGCTGATCCCGGTGCGGACCGCCATGCGCATGTTCAACCGGACGTCGTTGTTTCGCATCCTGATCGAGATGGAGTCGGCGGAGCAGCTCGAGGAGGGCGAGCTCGTGATCCTGGAGCTGATGCGCGATCGCCATCGCGCCGACGACGTCACGGTGATCACCCAGGACGCGGTGGTCGCGACCTTCTCGTCGATCCTGGGCGTGCTCACGCTCGCCCTGGTCGCCATCGCCTCGATCTCGCTCACCGTGGCCGGCATCGGCATCATGAATGTGATGCTGGTGGCGGTGGCGGAGCGGCGGCGGGAGATCGGGCTGCTGAAGGCGGTAGGCGCCGGCACCGGCCAGGTCCTGGCCGTGTTTCTCGTCGAGGCGGCCGTGCTCGCTGCGATCGGTGGGATCGTCGGGCTCGCCGTGGGGTGGCTCGCCGTGAAGGCTTTCGTCAGGGTCTACCCGAGCTTCCCGGCGACGACCCCCGCATGGGCGGTGGCGGCGGCCCTCGCCGTCGCGGTCGGCGTCGGGGTCGTGTTCGGGACGCTGCCGGCACGGCGCGCGGCGCGGCTCGACCCGGTTCGAGCGCTCCAGGGGAGGTGA